The genomic interval ACAATCATGCCGATAAATCCTATAATGCCAGTGTAAGAAATAATCACTGCTGTCATGATAGAAGCAATTGCCAACACACTATACATCACTTGCGTTACATTTAAACTCAAAGATTGCGCTTTTAAAGCACCGACTTGCAATAATTTGATTTTAGGAAGCAGCAAAATCAATAAAACTAAACATATTGCTATAACAGGAGTCATTACAAAAACTTCGCGCATTTCTGCCGCTGAAAAGCCTCCAAACATATACATCACTATATTTTTAAGCCGACGTTCATCTAATAAAACCAACAAATAAAGAAATGCGTTAAACAATGCCCCAATCATAATGCCTGATAAAATCAAGGCACGCATCGGATAACCTTTTGACATGATTGATGTTAAAGTAAGTACAATCATAAGTGTTAAAACACTCGCTATCATAGATGCTAGCGGTATCCATAAACTCGTTAAACCTATAAAAACTGCAATCCCCGAACCTAAGACAGAACCGCTCGCAAGTCCAAGCGTTAAGCTGTCTGCAAGCGGATTATTTAATACTGTCTGAAACATTTGCCCAGCAATTGAAAGACCGATA from Staphylococcus condimenti carries:
- a CDS encoding FecCD family ABC transporter permease, with amino-acid sequence MRDKKIILSWMIALVCSIAISLLWHLGSWSDPLNNSILLEVRLPRMLEALLAGIGLSIAGQMFQTVLNNPLADSLTLGLASGSVLGSGIAVFIGLTSLWIPLASMIASVLTLMIVLTLTSIMSKGYPMRALILSGIMIGALFNAFLYLLVLLDERRLKNIVMYMFGGFSAAEMREVFVMTPVIAICLVLLILLLPKIKLLQVGALKAQSLSLNVTQVMYSVLAIASIMTAVIISYTGIIGFIGMIVPQLIRRTYRFKLGGQLLLNGMIGGTVMVLADSLGAQLLVPTEIPASIILALLGIPVLGYLIATQPR